The Vicinamibacteria bacterium genome includes a window with the following:
- a CDS encoding serine/threonine-protein kinase, which translates to MVEPLKYRILHELGAGGMGRVCKGMLIGQAGFQRPIVIKQLKNPDPAHLRLFVDEARRYALLDHENIGRIFDFEQVGGELCIILEYIDGWTIVDYLERHAELGRLPDVDLSVFIVSRVCRALEYVFQKAAIVHRDISPSNIMMTSEGTVKLIDFGIATRSGTRDSSLTGKPSYMAPEMVLELRADNRSDLFSLGTVLFEMLTGEKLFRGGTTGEVLEQVVSGPIPSPRSRNPAIPDGVLAILRQALQRDPAHRYTSAGEMGEACEHFLYDKGYGPTNLTLKHYVNVLFPGSFVVETDPAGRFPPVEATLIPIGDVRSSRRRKAADGATRVSAISSAYTRVVKQPPPPPGPETLEAPAAEAPEKTRSRRRKAPPGPESEGG; encoded by the coding sequence CAAAGGCATGCTCATCGGCCAGGCCGGCTTTCAGCGCCCCATCGTCATCAAGCAGCTCAAGAACCCCGACCCCGCCCACCTGCGCCTCTTCGTCGATGAGGCTCGCCGCTATGCGCTCCTCGACCACGAAAACATCGGCCGCATCTTCGATTTCGAGCAGGTGGGGGGCGAGCTCTGCATCATCCTGGAGTACATCGACGGCTGGACGATCGTGGACTACCTGGAGCGCCACGCCGAGCTCGGCCGCCTCCCCGATGTCGATCTCTCCGTCTTCATCGTCAGCCGCGTCTGCCGGGCCCTGGAGTACGTGTTCCAGAAGGCGGCCATCGTCCACCGCGACATCAGCCCCAGCAACATCATGATGACCAGCGAGGGGACGGTGAAGCTGATCGATTTCGGCATCGCCACCCGCAGCGGCACCCGGGACAGCAGCCTGACCGGCAAGCCCTCCTACATGGCGCCGGAGATGGTGCTCGAGCTCCGGGCCGACAATAGGAGCGATCTCTTCAGCCTGGGCACGGTGCTCTTTGAGATGCTGACGGGGGAGAAGCTCTTCCGGGGCGGGACCACGGGGGAGGTGCTGGAGCAGGTGGTGTCCGGCCCCATCCCCTCCCCCCGCTCCCGGAACCCCGCCATCCCCGACGGCGTGCTCGCCATCCTGCGGCAGGCCCTGCAGCGCGACCCCGCCCACCGCTACACCTCTGCGGGGGAGATGGGCGAGGCCTGCGAGCACTTTCTCTACGACAAGGGCTACGGCCCCACCAACCTGACCCTCAAGCACTACGTGAACGTGCTCTTCCCCGGCTCTTTCGTGGTGGAGACCGATCCCGCGGGGCGCTTTCCGCCCGTGGAGGCCACCCTCATCCCCATCGGCGACGTTCGTTCCTCCCGGCGGCGGAAGGCCGCAGACGGGGCCACGCGCGTCTCCGCGATCTCCTCCGCTTACACGCGCGTGGTCAAGCAGCCGCCCCCGCCCCCCGGTCCCGAGACGCTGGAAGCCCCTGCCGCCGAGGCCCCCGAGAAGACACGGAGCCGCCGCCGCAAGGCCCCTCCGGGGCCTGAGAGCGAGGGCGGGTAG
- a CDS encoding rhomboid family intramembrane serine protease gives MRQTSGSVLCPSCGSLVGVKDEQCLICGRRNPGLWGFTTLLRRLGTDLGFVPMVLWGCGALYIATLAADPEGIRMQGLLALVSPSAESLLRFGASGAIPVFRRGRWWTVLSAGWLHGGILHIGFNMMWVRDLAPAIAHLYGPARTVIIYTASGATGFLASSLAGRYLFFMPRFLRGAGLTIGASASIFGLIGALLYYGRRGGSALISQQAKSWALTGLAFGFLMPGIDNWAHLGGLAGGYLTARWLDPLLPERGDHTTLALVCLLVSAASIVVSILLW, from the coding sequence ATGCGGCAAACGAGCGGATCGGTGCTCTGCCCGTCCTGCGGCTCGCTGGTGGGGGTCAAGGACGAACAGTGCCTCATCTGCGGCCGACGGAATCCCGGTCTCTGGGGCTTCACCACCCTCTTGAGAAGGCTCGGCACGGACCTGGGCTTCGTTCCCATGGTGCTCTGGGGCTGCGGGGCGCTCTACATCGCCACCCTGGCCGCGGACCCGGAGGGGATCCGCATGCAGGGCCTGCTCGCCCTCGTGTCGCCGAGCGCGGAGAGCCTCCTCCGGTTCGGAGCCAGCGGGGCCATCCCGGTGTTCCGCCGCGGGCGCTGGTGGACGGTCCTTTCCGCGGGCTGGCTGCACGGCGGGATCCTCCACATCGGCTTCAACATGATGTGGGTGCGCGACCTGGCCCCCGCCATCGCCCATCTCTACGGCCCCGCCCGCACGGTCATCATCTACACCGCTTCCGGCGCCACCGGCTTCCTGGCCAGCAGCCTGGCCGGCCGCTACCTCTTCTTCATGCCCCGGTTCCTGCGCGGGGCCGGTCTCACCATCGGCGCCTCGGCGTCCATCTTTGGCCTGATCGGGGCCTTGCTCTATTACGGCCGGCGGGGGGGGAGCGCGCTCATCAGCCAGCAGGCGAAAAGCTGGGCTTTGACCGGACTCGCCTTCGGCTTCCTCATGCCCGGCATCGACAACTGGGCCCACCTCGGGGGCCTGGCCGGCGGGTACCTGACCGCGCGCTGGCTCGACCCCCTCCTCCCCGAGAGGGGCGACCACACGACCCTGGCCCTCGTCTGTCTGCTGGTGTCAGCAGCCTCAATCGTGGTCTCGATCCTGCTCTGGTGA
- a CDS encoding alkaline phosphatase family protein encodes MPSLPILRRSAVMIAGLALAFAGASCSSRPPGVKPPRRTKQRVFVVGFDGMDPTLARKYMDEGKLPNLKRLAESGTFSTLGSTQPSESPTAWSSFATGVNPGKHNIYDFLIRDFQTYLPDFNMIRREPPQFLWGLIPTRRPRVVSTRGGTSFWVHAANDGVRSVVLTVPVTFPPEEVPGGDLLGGLPLPDLRGTLGTFYYWATDLSSFEEGNTEFGGFLRRLFFDGGRAKTMLKGPENPVLKQEEAALKEKRKAGGLSDKETARLEELGTSKDINLPVAVRWAEGSGEVEIEVQGHSLKLKAGEWSPWVPLTFKINLLLSVHGMTQFHVIRADRELQLYASPVNMDPRNPPLPISKPDGFSAALAQKIGLYRTLGWAESADKPLNEGRLNEAEFLYDSDRAMDDREKIILESLKQDDWDLFVAAIETTDRISHMMWRLIDPKHPMYDKDLAARYGDSIEKIYRRADDLVGRLLARVPKDVVFMVMSDHGFHSFRREVNLNTWLVQNGYMHFQGQSQEKKLQDLFGRGRFWEGVDWTQTRAYAVGLGQIYFNLRGRESQGIVSAGREYSALQEEIRSKLVTLKDPEGGEPVFRDIYRRDDIYKGEYLQNAPDLQAGFNDGYRVGWQDTLGTIRREVVDNNNKKWSGDHCATATEISGGVFFCSRKIPTAGPNIMDLAPTILKLLDVPLPPDLDGKPLM; translated from the coding sequence TTGCCATCGCTCCCCATCCTTCGCCGTTCCGCCGTCATGATCGCGGGCCTCGCTCTGGCCTTCGCCGGCGCTTCCTGCTCGTCCCGTCCCCCCGGCGTCAAGCCGCCCCGCCGGACCAAGCAACGGGTGTTCGTGGTCGGCTTCGACGGCATGGACCCGACGCTGGCCCGGAAGTACATGGACGAGGGCAAGCTTCCGAACCTCAAGCGACTGGCGGAGAGCGGCACCTTCTCGACCCTGGGCTCAACCCAGCCCTCGGAATCCCCGACCGCCTGGTCCAGCTTCGCCACCGGCGTGAACCCCGGCAAGCACAACATCTACGACTTCCTGATCCGGGACTTCCAGACCTACCTGCCCGACTTCAACATGATCCGGAGGGAGCCCCCGCAGTTCCTGTGGGGGCTCATTCCCACCAGGAGACCGCGGGTCGTCTCGACCCGCGGGGGGACGTCGTTCTGGGTGCACGCCGCCAACGACGGGGTTCGGAGCGTGGTCCTGACCGTGCCCGTTACGTTCCCCCCCGAGGAGGTGCCCGGGGGCGACCTCCTGGGCGGCTTGCCCCTCCCCGATCTCAGGGGGACGCTCGGCACCTTCTACTACTGGGCCACGGACCTGTCGTCCTTCGAGGAGGGAAACACCGAGTTCGGGGGGTTCCTGAGGCGGCTGTTCTTTGACGGGGGCCGCGCCAAGACCATGCTCAAGGGACCCGAGAATCCGGTTCTGAAGCAGGAGGAGGCGGCCCTCAAGGAGAAGCGCAAGGCGGGCGGGCTCAGCGACAAGGAGACCGCGCGCCTGGAGGAGCTCGGCACGAGCAAGGACATCAACCTTCCCGTCGCGGTGCGGTGGGCGGAGGGCTCGGGGGAGGTGGAGATCGAGGTCCAGGGCCACTCCTTAAAGCTCAAGGCCGGGGAGTGGAGCCCCTGGGTGCCCCTCACGTTCAAGATCAACCTGCTTCTGAGCGTCCACGGCATGACCCAGTTCCACGTCATCCGGGCCGACCGGGAGCTGCAGCTCTACGCCTCCCCCGTGAACATGGACCCCCGCAACCCCCCCCTCCCCATCTCGAAGCCCGATGGATTCTCGGCCGCGCTCGCTCAGAAGATCGGCCTCTACCGCACCCTGGGCTGGGCGGAGTCGGCGGACAAGCCGCTCAATGAGGGGCGGTTGAACGAGGCCGAGTTCCTCTACGACTCCGACCGCGCCATGGACGACCGGGAGAAGATCATCCTGGAGAGCCTGAAGCAGGACGACTGGGACCTCTTCGTGGCCGCCATAGAGACGACCGATCGCATCTCCCACATGATGTGGAGGCTCATCGACCCCAAGCACCCGATGTACGACAAGGACCTCGCGGCCCGCTACGGAGACTCGATCGAGAAGATCTACCGCCGGGCGGACGACCTGGTGGGGCGCCTGCTGGCCCGGGTTCCAAAGGACGTGGTCTTCATGGTCATGTCCGATCACGGCTTTCATTCCTTTAGGCGCGAGGTCAACCTGAACACCTGGCTGGTGCAGAACGGCTACATGCACTTCCAGGGGCAGAGCCAGGAGAAAAAGCTCCAGGACCTCTTCGGACGCGGGCGGTTCTGGGAGGGTGTGGATTGGACGCAGACGCGGGCCTACGCGGTGGGCCTGGGCCAGATCTACTTCAACCTCCGGGGTCGCGAATCCCAGGGGATCGTTTCCGCGGGGAGAGAGTACTCGGCCCTCCAGGAGGAGATACGGTCGAAGCTCGTGACCCTCAAGGACCCCGAGGGCGGGGAGCCGGTCTTCCGGGATATCTACCGCCGCGACGACATCTACAAGGGGGAGTACCTGCAGAACGCCCCCGATCTGCAGGCCGGCTTCAACGATGGTTATCGGGTGGGCTGGCAGGACACCCTGGGCACCATCCGCCGGGAGGTGGTGGACAACAACAACAAGAAGTGGAGCGGCGACCACTGCGCCACCGCCACCGAGATCAGCGGCGGGGTCTTCTTCTGCAGCCGGAAGATCCCCACCGCGGGGCCGAACATCATGGACTTGGCACCCACCATCTTGAAGCTGCTCGACGTCCCCCTCCCGCCCGACCTGGACGGGAAGCCCTTGATGTGA
- a CDS encoding peptidoglycan DD-metalloendopeptidase family protein has protein sequence MRRLLLLALLALPVTVRGGPLAAETVPGGDERLKKIQERRELLQRELTRLRGQERSLLGEVDALEVEVRLKGEDLREVQIGLLRTRAQMDATLKRVRELERTLAETRPLLAAHARALYKLGELSYLRLLLSVDRPSDIFRGYRFVTALARRDNQRIAGFRADLKALTVQRAELERRTQESLILKAQLETARRSVDVQRQRKTELLASIVEKKETHAAYVLELEDAESKLRQLLQGLGNGEVSVPVSAFRGALPWPLTGHVRVPFGRRKHPRFETYTVSNGVEIDAAADSAVTAVYEGTVVFADRFKGYGLMVVLDHGGKHHSLYAHLAETGVHLGQKVAAGETLGTVGAASLLGTGLYFEMRFQGRPEDPLEWLKRN, from the coding sequence GTGAGGCGCCTCCTTCTCCTCGCCCTCCTCGCCCTGCCGGTGACGGTCCGGGGGGGACCCCTCGCGGCGGAGACCGTGCCCGGCGGCGACGAGCGCCTCAAGAAGATTCAGGAGAGGCGCGAGCTCCTGCAGCGGGAGCTCACCCGCCTGCGCGGGCAGGAGCGGAGCCTCCTGGGAGAGGTGGACGCGCTCGAAGTGGAGGTGCGTCTCAAGGGGGAGGACCTGCGCGAGGTCCAGATCGGCCTCCTGCGCACTCGGGCCCAGATGGACGCCACTTTGAAGCGGGTCCGCGAGCTCGAGCGCACCCTCGCCGAGACGAGGCCGCTCCTGGCCGCCCATGCCCGCGCGCTGTACAAGCTGGGGGAGCTCTCCTACCTCCGGCTCCTCCTCTCCGTGGATCGGCCCTCGGACATCTTCCGCGGCTATCGCTTCGTGACCGCCCTCGCCCGCCGCGACAACCAGCGCATCGCCGGCTTCCGGGCCGACCTCAAGGCCCTCACCGTCCAGCGGGCGGAGCTGGAGCGGAGGACCCAGGAATCCCTGATCCTGAAGGCGCAGCTGGAGACGGCCCGCCGCAGCGTGGACGTTCAGCGCCAGCGCAAGACCGAGCTTCTGGCCTCGATCGTCGAGAAAAAGGAGACCCACGCCGCCTACGTCCTGGAGCTGGAGGACGCGGAGAGCAAGCTGCGCCAGCTCCTCCAGGGCCTCGGCAACGGCGAGGTGAGCGTGCCCGTCTCCGCCTTCCGGGGTGCTCTGCCCTGGCCGCTGACCGGCCACGTGCGCGTCCCCTTCGGCCGCCGCAAGCACCCCCGCTTCGAGACCTACACCGTTTCCAACGGCGTCGAGATCGACGCCGCCGCCGACAGCGCGGTGACGGCGGTCTACGAAGGGACGGTGGTGTTCGCCGACCGCTTCAAGGGCTACGGGCTCATGGTGGTCCTGGACCACGGGGGCAAGCACCACTCTCTCTATGCCCACCTCGCGGAGACCGGGGTGCACCTTGGGCAGAAGGTGGCGGCCGGCGAGACCCTGGGGACGGTGGGGGCGGCGAGCCTCCTGGGAACGGGGCTCTACTTCGAGATGCGCTTCCAGGGCCGGCCCGAGGACCCGTTGGAGTGGCTGAAGCGCAACTAG